Proteins co-encoded in one Microcebus murinus isolate Inina chromosome 5, M.murinus_Inina_mat1.0, whole genome shotgun sequence genomic window:
- the AGPAT4 gene encoding 1-acyl-sn-glycerol-3-phosphate acyltransferase delta isoform X2: protein MLLEWWSGTECTLYTDPQAYAKYGKENAIVILNHKFEIDFLCGWSLAERFGVLGGSKVLAKKELAYVPIIGWMWYFTEMVFCTRKWEQDRKTVATSLMHLRDYPEKYFFLIHCEGTRFTEKKHQISMQVAQAKGLPSLKHHLLPRTKGFVVAVRSLRNVVSAVYDCTLNFRNNENPTLLGVLNGKKYHADMYVRRIPLEDIPEGEDQCSAWLHKLYQEKDAFQEEYYRTGTFPESPLVPPWRPWTLVNWLFWASLLLYPFFQFLVRMVSSGSSLTLASFVLVVFVASMGVRWMIGVTEIDKGSAYGNFNSKQKQND from the exons ATGCTGCTGGAGTGGTGGTCGGGCACCGAGTGCACCCTCTACACCGACCCGCAGGCCTACGCCAAGTACGGGAAGGAGAACGCCATCGTGATCCTGAACCACAAGTTCGAGATCGACTTCCTGTGCGGCTGGAGCCTGGCCGAGCGCTTCGGGGTCCTGGGG GGCTCCAAAGTCCTGGCCAAGAAAGAGCTGGCCTACGTCCCGATCATCGGCTGGATGTGGTACTTCACGGAGATGGTCTTCTGCACGCGCAAGTGGGAGCAGGACCGCAAGACGGTCGCCACCAGCCTAATGCACCTCCGCGACTACCCTGAGAAGTACTTT TTCCTGATCCACTGCGAGGGCACCCGCTTCACGGAGAAGAAGCACCAGATCAGCATGCAGGTGGCCCAGGCCAAGGGGCTGCCCAGCCTCAAGCACCACCTGCTGCCACGCACCAAGGGCTTCGTCGTCGCCGTGAGGAGTTTGAGAAATGTAG tttcagctgTATATGACTGTACACTCAATTTCAGAAATAATGAAAATCCAACACTGCTGGGAGTCCTAAACGGAAAGAAATATCATGCAGATATGTATGTTAG GCGCATCCCGCTGGAAGACATCCCGGAGGGCGAGGACCAGTGCTCAGCCTGGCTCCACAAGCTCTACCAGGAGAAG GATGCCTTTCAGGAGGAGTACTACAGGACGGGCACCTTCCCTGAGAGCCCGCTCGTGCCACCGTGGCGGCCCTGGACCCTCGTGAACTGGCTGTTCTGGGCCTCGCTGCTGCTCTACCCTTTCTTCCAGTTCCTGGTCAGAATGGTCAGCAGCGGGTCGTCCTTGACACTAGCCAGCTTTGTCCTCGTCGTCTTTGTGG CTTCCATGGGAGTTCGGTGGATGATCGGCGTGACAGAAATCGACAAGGGCTCTGCCTACGGCAACTTCAACAGCAAGCAGAAACAGAACGACTGA